From one Paenibacillus terrae HPL-003 genomic stretch:
- a CDS encoding HAD family hydrolase, which yields MSIEAIIFDLDNTLIHRKQAFAAYTERFVERFIVAEDPASRVAIVEHIRLADQDGYRDKRELYTELHADLELKNPDTTVQEMLGFWYGEFHKFAVLMDGAKEVLSELRSRGLKLGIITNGSLRMQQAKINRVMLKDYFDSIIVSGGVHIEKPNPRIFELSLNELGITDPGHAWYVGDHPTNDIRGAQSAGLHTIWLEGFMPWQETGIVPDYRMGSLREIIGWLDHASYSGNMGEGVS from the coding sequence ATGTCCATAGAAGCGATCATTTTTGATCTGGATAATACGCTGATTCATCGTAAACAGGCGTTTGCGGCATATACGGAGCGTTTTGTGGAACGCTTCATTGTGGCGGAGGACCCGGCGAGCAGGGTAGCAATAGTCGAGCACATACGCCTGGCGGATCAGGATGGATACCGTGACAAAAGGGAGCTGTATACGGAGCTGCATGCAGATTTGGAACTGAAAAATCCAGATACGACGGTACAGGAAATGCTGGGCTTTTGGTATGGTGAATTTCATAAGTTTGCGGTACTGATGGACGGGGCAAAGGAAGTGCTGTCCGAGCTGCGGTCGCGGGGCTTGAAGCTTGGTATCATCACCAATGGCTCACTCCGCATGCAACAAGCAAAGATCAACCGCGTTATGCTGAAGGACTATTTTGATTCCATTATCGTTTCGGGAGGTGTCCACATCGAGAAGCCTAATCCGCGAATATTCGAGTTGTCGTTAAATGAGTTGGGGATTACAGACCCAGGCCACGCCTGGTATGTAGGCGATCATCCGACGAATGATATTCGCGGTGCTCAAAGCGCAGGATTGCATACAATCTGGCTGGAGGGCTTTATGCCGTGGCAGGAAACGGGCATTGTACCGGATTACAGGATGGGCAGTTTGCGTGAAATCATCGGTTGGCTGGATCATGCCAGCTATTCGGGGAATATGGGGGAGGGAGTATCATGA
- a CDS encoding GNAT family N-acetyltransferase, producing the protein MYFIIFNQWGDGRNRLVASELVSSYMRKEIDVIHYGFHLPQVHRIEAFIDPDNEGSRRLLLKSGFTQEGHLRDYFYEKGQFVDAVIFAILREEYRADL; encoded by the coding sequence ATGTATTTTATTATTTTTAATCAATGGGGTGATGGTCGGAATCGGCTGGTGGCTAGTGAATTAGTATCTTCATATATGAGGAAGGAGATAGATGTGATTCATTATGGATTTCATTTGCCGCAGGTTCACCGTATCGAAGCCTTCATTGATCCAGATAACGAAGGCTCCAGACGGTTACTGCTCAAAAGTGGTTTTACCCAAGAAGGACACTTGAGAGACTATTTTTATGAAAAAGGCCAGTTTGTGGATGCTGTTATTTTTGCTATCCTGCGAGAAGAATATCGTGCGGATTTGTAA
- a CDS encoding HD domain-containing protein, translating to MNIETAIAIAAQAHQGQTDKGDQPYIFHPLQVMNRVEHMDEKIVAVLHDVLEDTEVTVDQLKEAGFGKHIIEAVEGLTRNEGEEYSDFIRRAKNNPLSRAVKIADIQENMNLDRIPHPTEKDTARIEKYKQALQELLAKTHR from the coding sequence ATGAACATAGAAACAGCGATTGCGATTGCCGCACAGGCTCATCAAGGACAGACGGACAAGGGCGACCAGCCTTATATTTTCCATCCCCTTCAGGTCATGAACCGAGTAGAGCATATGGACGAAAAAATAGTAGCCGTGCTGCATGATGTACTGGAGGATACAGAGGTCACAGTGGATCAACTGAAAGAAGCGGGCTTTGGCAAACACATCATTGAAGCAGTGGAAGGACTCACTCGGAACGAGGGAGAGGAGTACAGCGATTTTATACGTCGAGCCAAAAACAATCCTTTGTCTAGAGCAGTGAAAATAGCGGATATTCAGGAAAATATGAATCTGGATCGCATCCCTCATCCCACGGAGAAGGATACAGCACGAATAGAAAAGTATAAGCAGGCGCTGCAAGAGCTTTTGGCGAAAACGCACCGATGA
- a CDS encoding GIY-YIG nuclease family protein, whose amino-acid sequence MNRRKELVQQYMEIKTEAGIYCIRNTHNGKIFVASTPNLKSLNGRRFELQMGACQNKQLQQEWNEYGEDAFEFEVLELLKKKDSKFFDVKDALAKLEQTWLDRLQPYGEKGYL is encoded by the coding sequence ATGAATCGAAGAAAAGAACTGGTGCAGCAGTATATGGAGATAAAAACGGAAGCAGGAATCTACTGCATTCGCAATACACACAACGGGAAAATTTTTGTTGCCAGCACACCTAATTTAAAATCACTAAACGGTCGTCGGTTTGAGTTACAAATGGGGGCTTGTCAGAACAAGCAATTGCAACAGGAATGGAATGAGTATGGTGAAGATGCGTTTGAGTTTGAGGTGCTGGAACTTTTGAAGAAAAAAGACTCAAAATTCTTCGATGTCAAAGATGCGCTGGCCAAGTTGGAGCAGACCTGGCTTGATCGGCTCCAGCCTTATGGAGAAAAAGGATATTTGTAA
- a CDS encoding rhamnogalacturonan acetylesterase, which yields MIGLCAGFSLLFATILVPGQALADKQLAGPLRFDFGPGSVATGYTQVTAKDAYTPERGYGFTDLSKVKEEDRGGNDAIRSDFVRVQGSSFVVNLPPADYTLSLIAGDTDGSTDITVKAESIVKVEPTAKTAGQFVEATFELALIDGQLELYFSGNDPKINALVITPKETRTQSEHPSVYLAGDSTVQTYKSSMKPQAGWGQMIAPFFTDETTFVNRSIGGRSTKTFLVQGRLDDILRTIRPGDYLLIQFGHNDAAINNQERYVSPADYKVYLKTYIQGATQRGATPVLITPVGRRDYDAASASYRISFPEYVQAMKETASETGAALVDLSQLSVAYYNTLGLEGTLPLFLHLEPGVYPAFPDGVQDDTHFQEYGAEQIARLVTQGIRELNIPLSSYVRTNN from the coding sequence ATGATCGGATTATGCGCGGGGTTCAGCTTGTTGTTTGCGACCATACTTGTTCCGGGGCAGGCATTGGCCGATAAACAGCTCGCGGGGCCTCTTCGTTTTGACTTTGGCCCGGGTAGCGTAGCTACAGGCTACACTCAGGTCACCGCCAAGGATGCATACACACCTGAACGAGGCTATGGATTTACCGATCTTTCCAAGGTGAAAGAAGAGGATCGTGGTGGAAATGACGCTATTCGTTCGGATTTCGTTCGTGTTCAGGGATCATCCTTTGTCGTCAACTTGCCGCCTGCGGATTATACGCTTTCCCTGATCGCCGGGGACACAGACGGAAGCACAGATATTACGGTAAAGGCCGAGTCCATCGTCAAGGTGGAGCCTACCGCCAAAACAGCAGGACAATTTGTCGAGGCCACATTTGAGCTTGCACTCATTGACGGTCAGCTGGAATTGTATTTCTCGGGAAATGACCCGAAAATTAACGCGCTCGTTATTACGCCAAAAGAGACTCGAACGCAGAGTGAGCATCCTTCCGTATATCTTGCGGGGGATTCCACGGTCCAAACCTATAAATCCTCAATGAAACCTCAGGCTGGTTGGGGACAAATGATTGCGCCGTTCTTCACAGACGAGACGACTTTTGTGAACCGTTCTATTGGTGGACGCAGCACGAAGACTTTCCTTGTACAAGGAAGACTGGACGATATTTTACGGACCATCCGACCGGGTGATTATTTGCTCATCCAGTTTGGTCATAATGATGCGGCAATCAACAACCAAGAGCGTTATGTTTCCCCAGCTGATTACAAAGTCTATTTGAAAACCTACATTCAGGGAGCGACACAACGCGGAGCCACACCTGTGCTGATCACTCCTGTGGGTCGCAGGGATTATGACGCCGCAAGTGCTTCCTATCGAATCAGTTTTCCAGAATACGTGCAGGCCATGAAGGAAACCGCATCCGAGACAGGCGCTGCACTGGTCGATCTAAGCCAGTTAAGTGTGGCGTACTATAATACACTTGGTCTGGAAGGAACGCTTCCGTTATTCTTACATTTGGAGCCGGGAGTGTACCCTGCGTTCCCTGATGGGGTGCAGGACGATACGCATTTTCAGGAGTATGGTGCGGAGCAAATAGCCCGTCTGGTAACCCAGGGTATCCGCGAGCTGAATATCCCTTTATCCTCTTATGTACGGACGAATAATTAA
- a CDS encoding class I SAM-dependent methyltransferase produces MNERILNLLLQQHYGHLREFLIRTNGRTMFAKYAENEYTFWIPCEEYTPELQAKLLGLDVARLQEPVLDVGCGSEARLVGYLRSLGIEAYGTDRLAEKGTGVTQGDWLETTFKEGAWGTIISHMAFSNHFIHHHLKADGNIHEYARKYMELLRAIRPGGSFIYSPCLPFMEELLDIQAGYRVEHIQSSKGYEATKITRLRS; encoded by the coding sequence ATGAATGAGAGAATACTAAATTTACTGTTACAACAGCATTACGGGCATTTAAGAGAGTTTCTAATTCGTACCAACGGACGGACGATGTTTGCCAAGTATGCAGAGAATGAATATACTTTTTGGATACCTTGTGAGGAATACACGCCTGAATTGCAAGCAAAGCTGCTTGGTCTGGACGTTGCTCGTTTGCAGGAGCCTGTTCTCGATGTGGGCTGCGGATCAGAGGCACGGCTGGTCGGCTATTTGCGTTCCCTTGGGATCGAGGCTTATGGGACAGATCGGTTGGCTGAAAAGGGAACAGGTGTTACTCAGGGAGATTGGTTGGAGACAACCTTCAAGGAAGGCGCATGGGGAACAATTATCTCTCATATGGCGTTCTCCAATCATTTTATACATCATCATCTGAAAGCTGACGGCAATATTCACGAATACGCCCGCAAATATATGGAATTGCTTAGGGCAATCCGGCCGGGAGGAAGCTTTATTTACAGTCCGTGTCTTCCTTTTATGGAAGAGCTTTTGGATATCCAAGCTGGTTATCGAGTAGAGCATATCCAGTCATCTAAAGGTTATGAAGCTACGAAAATAACACGATTACGTTCATAA
- a CDS encoding GNAT family N-acetyltransferase has protein sequence MSKEKTDQTSPILLSFPEQFQTERLTIRAPQWGDGAMVNEAMRESVDELRPWLPFARNLPTPEESEIRSRQARLKFLDRSDMMLYIFDTASGDFVASSGLHRIDWAARKFEIGYWLRTSCTGKGIITEAVHGLTDFAIQHLEANRLEIRCDSRNTRSAKVAERAGFTLEGILRNVEYDEEGTLVSQMIFAKVRGIEF, from the coding sequence ATGAGTAAGGAGAAGACGGATCAGACCAGCCCCATCTTATTATCATTCCCGGAGCAATTCCAGACAGAACGGTTGACGATTCGCGCTCCACAGTGGGGTGATGGGGCGATGGTCAATGAAGCAATGCGGGAGAGTGTGGATGAATTGCGTCCTTGGCTACCTTTTGCGAGAAATCTTCCTACGCCAGAGGAATCAGAAATCCGCTCACGCCAAGCCAGACTTAAATTTCTGGACCGGTCTGACATGATGTTGTACATATTTGATACGGCATCGGGAGATTTTGTAGCGAGCAGCGGCTTGCACCGTATCGACTGGGCTGCACGTAAATTTGAAATTGGGTACTGGCTTAGAACGTCTTGCACAGGGAAAGGCATTATAACAGAGGCAGTGCACGGTCTCACGGATTTTGCCATACAGCATTTGGAGGCGAATCGGCTGGAGATCCGCTGTGATTCCAGAAATACGCGCAGCGCCAAGGTAGCAGAACGGGCAGGTTTTACGCTAGAGGGTATTTTGCGGAATGTCGAGTATGATGAAGAAGGCACACTGGTCAGTCAAATGATTTTTGCCAAGGTGCGCGGCATTGAATTTTAG
- a CDS encoding DUF2087 domain-containing protein has product MDHSELFWNAGIEELKRGYIRQGEQVVCLLDGQRYEQGIIYQDQEVFYDAERYMRLHIEQTYGSVFDYLIGLDKKLTGLTDHQNRLLQLFYQGMGDADIQKETGIGSASTIRNHRFGLKEKERQAKVFLTLMELLKEKDRHAPAIVEVPVRARMVDERYNITEDEKQKVLAKYFPNGTHDRLKTFNMQEKHKLIVLREIAGRFEVGRIYHEKDINAILQEVYDDYVTVRRYMIEYSLLDRKPDGSEYWLKES; this is encoded by the coding sequence ATGGATCACTCCGAGCTATTCTGGAATGCTGGAATCGAGGAACTGAAGCGTGGATATATCCGTCAAGGGGAGCAGGTGGTTTGTCTGCTGGACGGACAGCGCTATGAGCAAGGAATCATATATCAGGATCAAGAGGTATTTTACGACGCGGAACGGTATATGCGCCTTCACATTGAGCAGACGTACGGTTCAGTCTTTGACTATTTGATCGGCCTGGACAAAAAGCTGACCGGGCTGACGGATCATCAGAACCGATTGCTCCAGTTATTTTATCAAGGCATGGGTGATGCAGATATTCAAAAGGAGACCGGAATCGGCAGCGCATCCACCATACGCAATCATCGCTTTGGCCTCAAAGAAAAGGAACGTCAAGCCAAGGTATTTCTCACATTGATGGAGCTGTTAAAGGAGAAAGACCGCCACGCTCCCGCTATTGTCGAGGTGCCAGTAAGAGCACGGATGGTGGATGAACGCTACAACATTACCGAAGACGAAAAACAAAAGGTACTGGCAAAGTATTTCCCAAATGGTACACACGATCGCCTAAAAACCTTCAATATGCAGGAAAAGCATAAATTAATTGTACTGCGTGAAATTGCGGGACGTTTTGAGGTAGGACGGATATATCATGAGAAGGATATCAATGCCATTTTACAGGAAGTGTATGACGATTATGTCACGGTGCGAAGATATATGATTGAATATAGTCTGCTGGATCGCAAGCCGGATGGCAGTGAATATTGGTTGAAGGAATCTTGA
- a CDS encoding fibronectin type III domain-containing protein — protein MKYLLIELGKKERRKIAKPVILTMLGLFVFISLWSTALLPQEVSAAFTGGIPINIYPRPDKGGSIGPPEEKPTPSEPSSTHETVALSDGSIVHVQASSPYITFTRNNVVVYTKDLGAALSVKFYSVSVSSNAIKVNYFYKDEWNGAKSSGSFTYSGIVLTTPASPHMSSNITGMTNQNVLIQLDGVPSNYKREYKIGVNGTWTPYNNSFQVSENTTIFARCTDHYGNISAVNSLVINNIDKTPPAPPSFSHSPANEIANSIRVTINYPSDAASREYRVNQGTWKVYNSPVDVNEYGMRIQARAIDSAGNVSQVVDSVMNLINRAPAVIKAIPATTIEMDEGASTKDLSEYFADPDQQQLRYSGVNSSSSVVTHQFVKDSRGNTSILNLQPQSSGESTITITATDPLGKSVSQSFVVKVLDTTYVEQLTKTTAAVVQAETSKLQVDVTAAVELINKLRDPDKSKLVERLVVVQKIIDVQAAYAEQLTTATQAVVKAETSNLQTEINIARALLVNLNEEDKQQLNGRLDRIPAIDDLPKDITSPSKPKKLTGSRPAPDSIVLTWEASTDNVGVVGYDVYRNGQMIGNTKELTFQVKQLEPQKIYMFAVKAKDAAGNYSESSNIVKSGLSRKYKYIYDANGRLEHIEQDGHVIFQYQYDSNGNLIQIKE, from the coding sequence ATGAAATATCTTTTAATCGAATTAGGGAAGAAGGAGAGAAGAAAGATAGCTAAGCCAGTCATTTTAACGATGCTTGGCTTATTTGTTTTTATATCTCTATGGAGTACGGCTTTGCTTCCTCAGGAAGTATCAGCAGCTTTTACAGGTGGAATACCCATAAATATTTATCCACGACCAGACAAAGGAGGATCAATTGGACCTCCTGAAGAAAAGCCAACGCCCTCAGAACCATCGTCTACACATGAAACAGTAGCTTTGTCAGATGGCTCGATTGTACATGTGCAGGCGAGTTCTCCCTACATCACTTTCACTCGCAACAATGTAGTTGTTTATACCAAAGATCTTGGAGCTGCCTTATCAGTTAAATTTTACAGTGTCTCGGTATCTTCTAATGCGATAAAGGTCAATTACTTTTATAAAGATGAGTGGAATGGAGCCAAATCCTCGGGAAGTTTTACATACTCAGGAATCGTTTTAACTACTCCAGCCAGTCCGCACATGAGTTCCAATATTACGGGGATGACGAATCAAAATGTCCTTATTCAATTGGATGGTGTACCTAGTAATTATAAAAGGGAATATAAAATTGGTGTGAACGGTACATGGACTCCATACAATAACTCATTTCAAGTGTCCGAAAATACTACAATTTTTGCTCGTTGTACAGATCATTACGGGAACATAAGTGCTGTGAATTCATTGGTGATCAACAATATTGATAAGACACCGCCTGCGCCGCCGTCATTCAGTCATAGCCCTGCGAATGAAATAGCAAATAGTATCAGAGTTACAATTAACTATCCTTCTGATGCAGCCTCAAGGGAATACCGTGTCAATCAAGGAACATGGAAGGTGTACAATTCACCCGTTGATGTGAATGAGTACGGGATGCGTATACAGGCACGGGCAATAGATAGTGCGGGAAATGTTTCACAGGTTGTGGATTCCGTCATGAATTTGATTAACAGAGCACCAGCAGTGATAAAGGCCATTCCAGCTACCACGATCGAAATGGATGAGGGAGCCTCAACTAAAGATTTATCCGAATACTTCGCTGATCCAGACCAGCAGCAGCTTCGGTATTCCGGTGTGAATTCCAGTTCATCTGTTGTTACACATCAATTTGTGAAGGATTCAAGGGGGAATACCTCAATACTGAATTTGCAACCGCAAAGCTCGGGAGAATCGACGATAACGATAACTGCTACAGATCCGTTAGGCAAGTCTGTATCCCAGAGCTTCGTTGTAAAAGTTCTAGATACCACATATGTAGAACAACTGACCAAAACTACAGCAGCGGTAGTACAAGCCGAGACTTCTAAATTACAAGTCGATGTAACAGCAGCTGTAGAACTAATAAACAAGCTGCGTGATCCAGACAAGAGCAAATTGGTTGAAAGATTGGTTGTAGTACAAAAAATCATTGATGTCCAAGCTGCATATGCTGAGCAATTGACCACAGCTACACAAGCAGTTGTAAAAGCAGAAACTTCAAATTTACAAACGGAGATTAATATAGCCCGTGCTTTGCTTGTGAATCTCAATGAAGAGGACAAGCAACAGCTTAACGGCCGATTGGACCGTATACCGGCTATCGATGATTTACCTAAAGATATAACAAGCCCTTCCAAACCTAAGAAGCTAACAGGTTCCAGACCTGCGCCTGACAGCATTGTTTTAACATGGGAAGCATCTACGGATAATGTTGGAGTCGTTGGCTATGATGTTTATCGCAATGGTCAGATGATAGGTAATACCAAGGAATTAACATTCCAAGTGAAGCAGTTAGAACCTCAGAAAATATATATGTTCGCAGTTAAAGCCAAAGATGCGGCGGGTAACTATTCCGAGTCTAGCAACATTGTTAAAAGCGGCTTATCCAGAAAGTATAAATACATTTATGACGCTAATGGAAGGCTTGAGCATATTGAACAGGATGGTCATGTAATTTTCCAATATCAATATGATTCCAATGGTAATTTGATACAAATTAAAGAGTAA
- a CDS encoding DUF2809 domain-containing protein, translated as MGRTRKSIDVDRKTNRNTGVKSRWKARAVYLAAVLVAILLGLGSRAFSSQLPEFVANHFGDALWACMIYFGLRMLWVDRRLSVALWGSLLFCFAIEFSQMYQAPWINSIRATTLGGLVLGKGFLTADLIRYTVGIAVSWALDQGYRRLAGITTRIDDDESFK; from the coding sequence ATGGGAAGAACTCGTAAAAGCATCGACGTCGACAGGAAGACGAATCGGAACACAGGTGTGAAATCCCGCTGGAAGGCCCGAGCTGTGTATCTGGCTGCGGTGTTGGTCGCTATCCTGTTAGGCTTGGGAAGCCGGGCCTTTTCCTCCCAGTTGCCTGAATTCGTTGCCAATCATTTTGGGGATGCCTTGTGGGCGTGCATGATTTACTTTGGGCTGAGGATGTTGTGGGTGGATCGTCGGTTGTCTGTAGCGCTGTGGGGCAGTTTGCTGTTTTGTTTCGCCATTGAATTCAGTCAGATGTACCAGGCTCCCTGGATTAACAGTATTCGGGCGACAACATTGGGCGGGCTGGTGTTGGGAAAAGGGTTTCTGACCGCCGATCTGATTCGGTACACGGTTGGTATTGCGGTATCCTGGGCGCTGGACCAAGGTTATAGAAGGCTGGCAGGCATCACTACACGTATAGACGATGACGAGTCATTCAAATAA